The proteins below are encoded in one region of Deltaproteobacteria bacterium:
- a CDS encoding acyl-CoA dehydrogenase family protein yields MAKSAPKLEGVDLFGFEAMLTDDERAVKTQMRAFVEKEILPTIGKHFAAGTFPKHLIPHLGELGCLGSNLTGYGCPGMSSVAYGLAMHELERGDAGIRSFCSVQGSLAMYPIWQFGSEAQKNKFLPKMAKGELVGCFGLSEPDFGSDPSGMRTRAVKDGNHYVLNGTKLWITNGTLADLAVVWAKVDQGGPESIRGFIVEKGMPGFTAREVEGKMSLRASATAELSFQDVRVPAENLLPGSDGLKSPLMCLNQARYGIAWGALGSATACFEAARDYSLARLQFNKPIASFQLTQLKLVDMLQEIVKGQLVALQLGRAKDAGNVTHLMISLAKRNNVRMALEIAREARSIHGANGITVEYAPIRHALNLESVYTYEGTHEVHTLILGKAITGIDAFGA; encoded by the coding sequence ATGGCCAAGTCCGCCCCCAAGCTCGAGGGTGTCGACCTCTTCGGATTCGAGGCGATGCTCACCGACGACGAGCGCGCGGTGAAGACGCAGATGCGCGCCTTCGTGGAGAAGGAGATCCTGCCCACCATCGGCAAGCACTTCGCCGCGGGCACCTTCCCCAAGCACCTCATTCCGCACCTGGGCGAGCTGGGCTGCCTGGGGTCGAACCTCACCGGCTACGGCTGCCCGGGGATGTCGAGCGTGGCCTACGGCCTGGCCATGCACGAGCTCGAGCGCGGCGACGCCGGCATCCGCAGCTTCTGCTCCGTGCAGGGCTCGCTGGCCATGTACCCCATCTGGCAGTTCGGCTCGGAGGCGCAGAAGAACAAGTTCCTCCCCAAGATGGCCAAGGGCGAGCTGGTGGGCTGCTTCGGGCTCTCGGAGCCGGACTTCGGCTCGGATCCCTCCGGCATGCGCACCCGCGCCGTGAAGGACGGAAACCACTACGTCCTCAACGGCACCAAGCTCTGGATCACCAACGGCACCCTGGCGGATCTCGCCGTGGTCTGGGCCAAGGTGGATCAGGGCGGCCCGGAGAGCATCCGCGGCTTCATCGTGGAGAAGGGGATGCCCGGTTTCACGGCGCGTGAAGTGGAGGGCAAGATGAGCCTCCGCGCGAGCGCCACCGCCGAGCTGAGCTTCCAGGACGTCCGCGTGCCCGCGGAGAACTTGCTCCCCGGCAGCGACGGCCTCAAGAGCCCGCTGATGTGCCTGAACCAGGCGCGCTACGGCATCGCCTGGGGCGCGCTGGGCTCGGCCACGGCGTGCTTCGAGGCCGCGCGCGACTATTCGCTGGCGCGGCTCCAGTTCAACAAGCCCATCGCCAGCTTCCAGCTCACGCAGCTCAAGCTCGTGGACATGCTCCAGGAGATCGTGAAGGGCCAGCTGGTGGCGCTGCAGCTCGGGCGCGCGAAGGACGCGGGCAACGTCACGCATCTGATGATCAGCCTCGCCAAGCGGAACAACGTGCGCATGGCTCTGGAGATCGCCCGCGAGGCGCGGTCCATCCACGGCGCGAACGGCATCACCGTGGAGTACGCGCCCATCCGGCACGCGCTCAATCTGGAGAGCGTGTACACGTACGAGGGCACCCACGAGGTGCACACGCTCATCCTCGGCAAGGCGATCACCGGGATCGACGCGTTCGGCGCCTGA
- a CDS encoding thiol-disulfide oxidoreductase DCC family protein: MPAAQDPWPRYQRAMEAPVVLFDGVCNLCTASVQFIIDRDPDSVFRFASLQSEAGRQVLASVGHTVPEGDPESVLLVEDGQLYERSDAALRIAKRLKSPLRFTAILLALPHVLRDPAYKFIARNRYRWFGKATECRLPTPQLRARFLD, from the coding sequence ATGCCCGCTGCACAGGACCCGTGGCCGCGTTATCAAAGGGCCATGGAAGCGCCGGTCGTGCTCTTCGACGGGGTCTGCAACCTCTGCACCGCCTCGGTGCAGTTCATCATCGATCGCGATCCCGACTCGGTCTTCCGCTTCGCCTCGCTCCAGTCCGAGGCGGGCCGCCAGGTGCTCGCCAGCGTGGGCCACACGGTGCCCGAGGGCGATCCCGAGTCGGTGCTGCTCGTGGAGGACGGCCAGCTCTACGAGCGCTCCGACGCCGCGCTGCGCATCGCCAAGCGCCTCAAGAGCCCGCTCCGCTTCACGGCGATCCTGCTCGCGCTTCCTCACGTGCTGCGCGACCCCGCGTACAAGTTCATCGCGCGGAATCGCTACCGCTGGTTTGGCAAGGCGACCGAGTGCCGGTTGCCCACGCCGCAGCTGCGTGCGCGGTTCCTCGATTGA
- a CDS encoding MtsA protein produces MTKNSLMVAVVIALVVLGGGAYFLYSALGPKPPPPVTERLDTIGPTVISNQTSYPLTVYGGGFRNGDLVSFEGPFTVAIPATFIDGSHLTLRLPPQKLNALTDSMKATVSVRHADGSRVPGTASITVVNDADFAEPYACALTPDGSALFVASPTTDEIYRYNTDSGQHDVIHAGDGPRALAITADGSQLVVADEYESALELFSTSKPGVSKKLPLGEWPQALTLDGDSAWVTTRQGGLLRVNLANGQIESHRVPGRQPRSVVAPSSRSLYVAQIGTDDVVHLKPNAQAGAPDPAPVRIAPGPGVKIVGGRTARYGAYVMSGKAARALAYDPTHDLLFASTIGPNVGPNPDKVEVSMNGGVEVIDAKTDQVLLHKGMGAGVLEGLAIDPVKNRLYAADLALGRVLAFDTGLLKDDPEHALVGELYIQPPANTPHIRPDGDFETNNRASVAIHSGPRALCLDAKKQRLYAVNRLSGTVSVLDVKDAAHLSLAATFDGPNMWNQKARRLGDIIYFTDLGRSGMSCDACHMEGHTSGVLYEKTHPLRIYRVTTLRGIRDSAPYFTPSALPTLDVVAHDVLARNRFHNPDPSTDEIRELSDYQALFAPPPNPFVAADGAFSKQLTLPDGTHGDAVHGMQLFESKEVGCSARVCHPRPTFSADQDRQTRGHFDDVGTPVHLPLHPEWQEPIFGGWPPPPLAGTWDVFPLLESGAGGLGVEGGSVVPTATFALRAVLEMKGSKPHGNTATLSEQDKNDLLAYLMSI; encoded by the coding sequence GTGACCAAGAACTCCTTGATGGTGGCGGTCGTGATCGCGCTCGTCGTGCTCGGCGGTGGCGCGTACTTCCTCTACAGCGCGCTCGGCCCCAAGCCGCCCCCGCCGGTGACCGAGCGGCTCGACACCATTGGTCCCACCGTCATCAGCAACCAGACCAGCTACCCGCTGACGGTCTACGGCGGCGGCTTCCGCAATGGCGACCTCGTGAGCTTCGAAGGTCCGTTCACCGTCGCCATTCCCGCGACGTTCATCGACGGTAGCCACCTCACGCTCCGTCTGCCGCCGCAGAAGCTCAACGCGCTCACCGACAGCATGAAGGCCACCGTGAGCGTGCGCCACGCCGATGGCAGCCGGGTGCCCGGCACCGCGAGCATCACCGTGGTCAACGACGCGGACTTCGCCGAGCCCTACGCCTGCGCGCTCACCCCCGACGGCAGCGCGCTCTTCGTGGCCTCGCCGACGACCGACGAGATATATCGATACAACACCGACAGCGGGCAGCACGACGTGATCCATGCGGGCGACGGGCCGCGGGCGCTGGCGATCACCGCGGACGGCTCGCAGCTCGTGGTCGCCGACGAGTACGAGAGCGCGCTGGAGCTGTTCTCGACGAGCAAACCAGGCGTGTCGAAGAAGCTGCCGCTGGGCGAATGGCCGCAAGCGCTCACGCTCGACGGCGACAGCGCCTGGGTCACCACGCGTCAGGGCGGGCTGCTGCGCGTCAATCTCGCGAACGGCCAGATCGAGTCGCACCGCGTGCCGGGTCGGCAGCCGCGCTCGGTGGTCGCGCCTTCGTCGCGATCGCTCTACGTGGCGCAGATCGGCACCGACGACGTGGTGCACCTCAAGCCGAACGCGCAGGCTGGCGCTCCAGATCCCGCGCCGGTCCGCATCGCACCCGGACCGGGCGTGAAGATCGTCGGCGGCCGAACGGCCAGGTACGGCGCATACGTGATGAGCGGCAAGGCCGCGCGCGCGCTCGCGTACGACCCCACGCACGACCTGCTCTTCGCGTCCACCATCGGCCCCAACGTGGGACCCAACCCGGACAAGGTGGAGGTCAGCATGAACGGCGGCGTCGAGGTGATCGACGCCAAGACCGACCAGGTGCTGCTCCACAAGGGCATGGGCGCGGGCGTGCTCGAGGGCCTGGCGATCGATCCCGTGAAGAACCGGCTCTACGCCGCGGATCTCGCGCTGGGCCGCGTGCTGGCCTTCGACACCGGCCTGCTCAAGGACGATCCCGAGCACGCGCTCGTTGGCGAGCTCTACATCCAGCCGCCCGCGAACACGCCGCACATCCGCCCCGACGGCGACTTCGAGACCAACAACCGCGCCAGCGTGGCCATCCACTCCGGCCCGCGCGCGCTCTGCCTCGACGCGAAGAAGCAGAGGCTCTACGCGGTGAACCGGCTCTCGGGCACGGTGAGCGTCCTCGACGTCAAGGACGCCGCGCACCTCTCGCTCGCGGCCACCTTCGACGGCCCGAACATGTGGAACCAGAAGGCGCGCCGGCTCGGCGACATCATCTACTTCACCGACCTGGGCCGCTCGGGCATGAGCTGCGACGCCTGCCACATGGAGGGCCACACCTCGGGCGTGCTCTATGAAAAGACGCACCCGCTGCGCATCTACCGGGTGACCACGCTGCGCGGCATCCGCGACAGCGCGCCGTACTTCACGCCCTCGGCGCTGCCCACGCTGGACGTGGTCGCGCACGACGTGCTCGCGCGCAATCGCTTCCACAACCCGGATCCCTCGACCGACGAGATCCGCGAGCTCTCCGACTACCAGGCGCTCTTCGCGCCGCCGCCGAACCCGTTCGTGGCCGCCGACGGTGCGTTCTCGAAGCAGCTCACCTTGCCCGACGGCACGCACGGCGACGCGGTGCACGGCATGCAGCTCTTCGAGAGCAAAGAGGTCGGCTGCTCGGCGCGGGTCTGTCACCCGCGGCCGACCTTCTCGGCGGATCAGGATCGCCAGACGCGCGGCCACTTCGACGACGTGGGCACGCCGGTGCACCTCCCGCTGCACCCCGAGTGGCAGGAGCCGATCTTTGGTGGCTGGCCACCTCCGCCGCTCGCTGGAACCTGGGACGTGTTCCCGCTGCTCGAGAGCGGCGCGGGTGGTCTCGGCGTCGAAGGCGGCTCGGTGGTGCCCACGGCGACGTTCGCGCTGCGCGCGGTGCTGGAGATGAAGGGCAGCAAGCCGCACGGCAACACGGCCACGCTCAGCGAGCAGGACAAGAACGACCTGCTCGCGTACCTGATGTCGATTTGA
- a CDS encoding PLP-dependent aminotransferase family protein translates to MRWQLAIALDPKGDTPLFLQLARALSEEIRRGRLRPGAALPGSRTLGETLGIHRNTVLAAYQELEAEGWIATEPARGTFVSSALPEVTPRRFAGALRTELPARTTFELEPAPPSPLAPKLPRGVLSLGGGVPDLRLVPAGALARAYRRALRVHGRTLLDYAADSAGHPRLRAAVAEMLSQTRGVAAGAEGVIITRGSQMALDLAARALVRPGDVVAVEALGYRPAWEVLKLAGAQLQPFPVDAHGLDVDKLAAHLARHKIRAVYLTPHHQYPTTAVLSPGRRLRLLQLAETHRFAVIEDDYDHEFHYEGRPILPLASADRAGAVVYVGTLSKILAPGLRLGFAVAPAPFMARMTALRAIADRQGDQLVECAVAELLEDGEVQRHARRMRRIYQSRRDALADALHVHLRDALEFEVPAGGISLWAKVEPGIDVDAWAKRALERGVAFFPASRFAFDGKPQSAARLGFAALDAREIHDAVKRLASAR, encoded by the coding sequence ATGCGCTGGCAGCTCGCGATCGCGCTGGATCCGAAGGGGGACACGCCGCTCTTCCTGCAGCTTGCACGCGCGCTGTCCGAGGAGATCCGGCGCGGACGGCTGCGGCCGGGCGCGGCGCTCCCGGGAAGTCGCACCCTGGGCGAGACCCTCGGCATCCACCGCAACACCGTGCTCGCCGCGTACCAGGAGCTCGAGGCCGAGGGCTGGATCGCCACCGAACCGGCGCGCGGGACGTTCGTGTCGAGCGCGCTGCCCGAGGTCACGCCGCGGCGCTTCGCGGGCGCGCTGCGCACCGAGCTGCCTGCGCGCACCACGTTCGAGCTCGAGCCTGCCCCGCCGAGCCCGCTCGCGCCGAAGCTGCCACGGGGCGTGCTCTCGCTCGGCGGCGGCGTGCCGGATCTGCGGCTCGTGCCCGCGGGCGCGCTCGCGCGTGCGTATCGACGCGCGCTTCGTGTGCACGGTCGCACGCTGCTGGACTACGCGGCGGACTCTGCTGGTCATCCGCGGCTGCGTGCGGCGGTGGCGGAGATGCTCTCCCAGACGCGCGGTGTCGCCGCCGGGGCCGAAGGCGTGATCATCACCCGAGGCTCGCAGATGGCGCTGGATCTCGCGGCCCGCGCGCTGGTGCGTCCGGGCGACGTGGTGGCGGTGGAGGCCCTCGGCTATCGGCCGGCGTGGGAGGTGCTCAAGCTCGCGGGCGCGCAGCTCCAGCCGTTCCCGGTGGACGCACACGGGCTCGACGTGGACAAGCTCGCCGCGCACCTCGCGCGTCACAAGATCCGCGCGGTGTACCTCACGCCACACCACCAATATCCGACGACGGCCGTGCTCTCTCCGGGACGACGGCTGCGTCTGCTCCAGCTCGCGGAGACGCATCGCTTCGCGGTGATCGAGGACGACTACGACCACGAGTTCCACTACGAGGGCCGGCCGATCTTGCCGCTCGCGTCGGCGGATCGCGCGGGCGCGGTGGTCTACGTCGGCACGCTCTCCAAGATCCTCGCGCCGGGGTTGCGGCTCGGGTTCGCGGTCGCGCCGGCTCCGTTCATGGCCCGCATGACCGCGCTGCGCGCCATCGCCGATCGACAGGGCGATCAGCTCGTGGAGTGCGCCGTGGCCGAGCTCCTCGAGGACGGCGAGGTGCAGCGGCACGCACGACGCATGCGCCGCATCTATCAATCGCGCCGCGACGCCCTCGCGGACGCGCTGCATGTGCACCTGCGCGACGCGCTCGAGTTCGAAGTCCCCGCTGGCGGGATTTCACTCTGGGCGAAGGTGGAGCCGGGCATCGACGTCGATGCGTGGGCCAAACGCGCGCTCGAGCGCGGCGTGGCGTTCTTTCCCGCGAGCCGCTTCGCCTTCGACGGCAAGCCGCAGTCGGCAGCACGCCTGGGCTTCGCGGCGCTCGACGCGCGCGAGATCCACGATGCGGTGAAGCGGCTCGCCAGCGCGCGTTAG
- a CDS encoding GNAT family N-acetyltransferase yields MDPLQRLTAGPAWLATTDADGSHRITSVLATRQPEHLGFDTSALPRGRQALLRAEHELASPFEDRALTHWAEARGVLDERGLRLSSVQAGLPSGVDRALLERLWLRGEPRDADAIQELFDAHPESRPAFLEGPPGFSLCCALTHAEREWAVDMLAPLYWNVGLPRELLARAVHGAVCNVGARDASGKLVAHARAISDGAKYAWVYDVVVHEALRGKGLGQALMKLLLDHPRVRGARQVLLATRDAQKLYARFGFIDRRDVPPKAYTSTEMVLRRAI; encoded by the coding sequence ATGGATCCGCTCCAGCGCCTGACCGCCGGGCCCGCGTGGCTCGCCACCACCGACGCCGATGGCTCGCACCGCATCACAAGCGTTCTCGCGACGCGCCAGCCCGAGCACCTGGGCTTCGACACCTCGGCCCTCCCGCGCGGACGGCAGGCGCTCTTGCGCGCAGAGCACGAGCTCGCGTCGCCGTTCGAAGATCGCGCGCTCACCCACTGGGCCGAGGCGCGCGGCGTCCTCGACGAGCGCGGGCTGCGGCTCTCGAGCGTGCAGGCAGGTCTGCCGTCGGGCGTGGACCGCGCGCTCCTCGAGCGGCTCTGGCTTCGCGGTGAACCGCGCGACGCCGACGCGATCCAGGAGCTCTTCGATGCGCATCCGGAATCGCGGCCCGCATTCCTCGAAGGACCGCCAGGCTTCTCGCTGTGCTGCGCGCTCACCCACGCCGAGCGCGAATGGGCCGTGGACATGCTCGCGCCGCTCTATTGGAACGTGGGGCTGCCGCGCGAGCTCCTGGCGCGCGCGGTCCACGGCGCCGTGTGCAACGTGGGCGCGCGCGACGCGAGCGGCAAGCTGGTGGCCCACGCGCGCGCCATCTCCGACGGCGCCAAGTACGCGTGGGTCTACGACGTCGTCGTCCATGAAGCGCTGCGCGGCAAGGGGCTCGGCCAGGCGTTGATGAAGCTCCTGCTCGATCACCCGCGCGTGCGCGGCGCGCGCCAGGTGCTGCTCGCCACCCGCGATGCACAGAAGCTCTACGCGCGCTTTGGCTTCATCGATCGCCGGGACGTACCGCCCAAGGCCTACACCTCGACGGAGATGGTGCTGCGGCGCGCCATCTGA
- a CDS encoding sigma-70 family RNA polymerase sigma factor yields MARALDEEELRALYVELAPAVHRRALALLGDESEAWDVVQDVFRKLVESPAAFRREARPMTFVYRVATNLCLNLLRAQRVRSRADAPSEPALQPAQADARELLMHLLDRLDERALQIATLHFFDGLTQEEISDVIGLSRKTIGLELQKIRALAAALGGGAA; encoded by the coding sequence ATGGCCAGGGCCTTGGACGAGGAGGAGCTGCGCGCCCTCTACGTCGAGCTCGCGCCGGCGGTGCACCGGCGCGCCCTGGCCCTCCTCGGCGACGAGAGCGAGGCCTGGGACGTGGTGCAGGACGTGTTTCGCAAGCTGGTCGAGTCGCCCGCGGCCTTTCGCCGCGAGGCGCGGCCCATGACCTTCGTGTACCGCGTGGCCACCAACCTCTGCTTGAACCTGCTCCGTGCCCAGCGCGTCCGCAGCCGCGCCGATGCGCCTTCCGAGCCCGCGCTCCAGCCTGCGCAAGCCGACGCACGCGAGCTGCTCATGCACCTGCTCGATCGGCTCGACGAGCGCGCGCTGCAGATCGCCACCCTGCACTTCTTCGACGGGCTGACGCAGGAGGAGATCTCGGACGTCATCGGCCTCTCGCGCAAGACGATTGGCCTGGAGCTGCAGAAGATCCGCGCGCTGGCCGCGGCGCTCGGCGGAGGCGCCGCATGA
- a CDS encoding caspase family protein, with amino-acid sequence MSPRVLAGCALALALVPPSSAHARRWAVIVGNNVGDADDAPLRYAETDARRLADVLAEVGGVHADDEVLLLGRSAADVAQTLKSLEEKLRLEAQPADQLIVYFSGHADEGELHLGGGRLPLAELNAYAQRVPVGVAVLILDSCRSGSVTRLKGLKPLGGTAVSVELPEVRGRVVIGSSGPDELAQESDAVGGSFFTHHLLAALRGLADTSHDGVVTLEEAYTYAYAHTVESTFATEGGVQHPSFHVDLRGQGALALTAPGRARGKLRLELADVAEVLVVKWPSNELLGEFVSPAGAAELAVPPGAYAVRVRRGAQSAEREITVPEGGSAVLHDGDFELTAVAPTRSRGPMDTVRLAVGGSAGLGLTRNASTGVGFGIGAELDSPGWPSVAKHLAVDLAARSSDATGEVTYRERTLDLRAGPGWVSWLGPARLRLAPELGAIGVLQDRLPGNLARNSLAPELGASAALELGLVGPVAVFADAFGGGALLNTVVGAELRPRVDGVLGLAVRI; translated from the coding sequence ATGAGCCCTCGTGTGCTTGCTGGCTGCGCGCTGGCCTTGGCGCTCGTGCCTCCGTCGTCCGCGCACGCGCGCCGCTGGGCGGTGATCGTGGGCAACAACGTGGGCGACGCCGATGACGCGCCGCTGCGCTACGCCGAGACCGATGCCAGGCGGCTGGCCGACGTGCTCGCCGAGGTGGGCGGCGTCCACGCCGACGACGAGGTGCTGTTGCTCGGACGCAGCGCGGCCGACGTCGCGCAGACGCTCAAGTCGCTCGAGGAGAAGCTGAGGCTCGAGGCCCAGCCGGCGGATCAGCTCATCGTCTACTTCAGCGGCCACGCCGACGAAGGCGAGCTGCACCTTGGCGGCGGGCGCTTGCCGCTCGCGGAGCTGAACGCGTACGCGCAGCGGGTGCCCGTGGGCGTCGCGGTGTTGATCCTCGATTCGTGTCGATCCGGATCCGTCACTCGACTGAAGGGTCTCAAGCCGCTGGGCGGAACGGCGGTGAGCGTGGAGCTGCCCGAGGTGCGCGGCCGCGTGGTGATCGGCTCCTCGGGGCCGGACGAGCTCGCGCAGGAGTCGGACGCGGTGGGCGGATCCTTCTTCACCCACCACCTGCTCGCGGCGCTGCGTGGGCTCGCCGACACCAGCCACGACGGCGTGGTCACCCTCGAGGAGGCGTACACCTACGCGTACGCGCACACCGTCGAGTCCACGTTCGCCACCGAGGGCGGCGTGCAGCACCCGAGCTTCCACGTGGATCTCCGCGGTCAGGGCGCGCTCGCGCTCACCGCGCCCGGGCGCGCGCGCGGAAAGCTCCGGCTCGAGCTCGCAGACGTCGCTGAAGTGCTGGTGGTGAAGTGGCCGTCGAACGAGCTGCTGGGCGAGTTCGTGAGCCCGGCCGGCGCGGCGGAGCTCGCGGTGCCGCCGGGTGCGTACGCGGTGCGCGTGCGTCGCGGCGCGCAGAGCGCCGAGCGGGAGATCACCGTGCCCGAGGGCGGCTCGGCCGTGCTTCACGACGGCGACTTCGAGCTCACCGCCGTGGCCCCGACGCGCTCGCGCGGACCGATGGACACGGTCCGGCTCGCGGTCGGCGGCTCCGCCGGTCTTGGCCTGACGCGGAATGCCTCGACCGGTGTGGGCTTTGGCATCGGCGCGGAGCTCGACTCGCCCGGCTGGCCGAGCGTGGCCAAGCACCTCGCGGTGGATCTCGCCGCGCGCTCCAGCGACGCGACGGGCGAGGTGACCTACCGCGAGCGCACGCTCGATCTCCGCGCCGGTCCGGGTTGGGTGAGCTGGCTGGGCCCCGCCCGGCTGCGGCTCGCGCCCGAGCTCGGCGCCATTGGCGTGCTTCAGGATCGCCTGCCGGGAAACCTGGCTCGCAACTCGCTGGCGCCCGAGCTCGGCGCGAGCGCCGCGCTGGAGCTGGGGCTCGTGGGGCCGGTGGCGGTGTTCGCAGATGCGTTCGGCGGCGGCGCGCTCTTGAACACGGTGGTGGGCGCGGAGCTGCGCCCGCGCGTGGACGGCGTGCTCGGGCTGGCCGTGCGGATCTGA
- a CDS encoding VWA domain-containing protein, which produces MKRLILAALILAGCGKPLYESSGSTSGSSGTSGQTQDITVTGTRRAPNVMFVVDRSGSMADNPDDSSDPSCVGTSGQHGYTCKWDQLLSLMAGDGINSGYVQQLQDTLGQAAGEPAQLGLITYAGSAACDVGVVQEAVAANNAANINRDLDAIAPQGGTPTAATLAVARDALLAAADSTGRDSYVVLLTDGAPNCDPNFPATSANCQDGTQYCVGANACVQSNGTLDGAAPLGCLDEDASVAAVQDLFNNGIQTFVIGFGADFNDTASLANDTLNKMALAGGEPFTANGALTTSFYRASSAADLGASLQDVSNAIQNRCGFRLAEAAPVTISAAKVQSGSTTISLTLGTMLLSTDRKSLTLSDTVCQEVSGDQVSFIFTP; this is translated from the coding sequence ATGAAGCGACTGATCCTGGCGGCGCTGATCCTCGCGGGCTGCGGCAAGCCGCTCTACGAGTCGAGCGGGAGCACGAGCGGAAGCAGCGGCACCTCGGGGCAAACGCAGGACATCACCGTCACGGGCACGCGCCGCGCGCCGAACGTGATGTTCGTGGTGGATCGCTCGGGGTCCATGGCGGACAACCCGGACGACAGCTCGGATCCCTCGTGCGTGGGCACATCCGGGCAGCACGGGTACACGTGCAAGTGGGACCAGCTTCTCTCGTTGATGGCGGGCGACGGCATCAATTCGGGCTATGTGCAGCAGCTCCAGGACACGCTGGGGCAAGCAGCCGGTGAACCCGCACAGCTTGGGCTCATCACGTACGCAGGTTCCGCAGCGTGCGACGTGGGCGTGGTCCAAGAGGCCGTCGCAGCCAACAACGCGGCCAACATCAACCGGGATCTGGATGCGATCGCGCCCCAGGGCGGCACGCCGACCGCTGCCACGCTCGCGGTGGCACGCGACGCGCTCCTCGCAGCTGCGGACAGCACCGGCCGCGATTCGTACGTGGTGCTCCTCACCGACGGCGCGCCCAACTGCGATCCGAATTTCCCCGCGACCTCCGCCAACTGCCAGGACGGCACCCAATACTGCGTCGGCGCCAACGCGTGCGTTCAGTCGAACGGGACACTCGATGGCGCGGCGCCGCTCGGTTGCCTCGACGAGGACGCCTCCGTCGCGGCAGTACAGGACCTCTTCAACAACGGCATCCAGACCTTCGTGATCGGCTTCGGCGCTGACTTCAACGACACCGCCAGCCTGGCCAACGACACCCTCAACAAGATGGCTCTCGCAGGCGGCGAGCCGTTTACCGCCAATGGCGCGCTGACGACGTCGTTCTACCGAGCCAGTTCTGCCGCCGACCTCGGGGCCTCACTCCAGGACGTGTCCAATGCCATCCAGAACCGCTGCGGCTTCCGGCTCGCCGAGGCCGCGCCGGTAACCATCTCGGCTGCCAAGGTGCAGAGCGGCAGCACCACCATCTCGCTCACCCTGGGAACGATGCTGCTCAGCACCGACCGCAAGAGCCTCACGCTCTCCGACACGGTCTGTCAGGAAGTCTCGGGCGACCAGGTCTCGTTCATCTTCACGCCGTAG